The Amycolatopsis sp. 195334CR genome window below encodes:
- a CDS encoding R3H domain-containing nucleic acid-binding protein, whose amino-acid sequence MAETAEAVGTEAETETEVAEAPAASPKNGADDDLLVKEGDIAGDYLERLLDLLDYDGDIDLDVEAGRAIVSIDGGEDLEKLVGSRGNVLEALQELTRLAVQQETGSRSRLMLDIAGWRADRREELRELGRSTAESVLSSGEKVRLQPMSPFERKVVHDAVAAIDGVRSESEGEDPKRRVVVSPA is encoded by the coding sequence ATGGCGGAAACGGCCGAAGCGGTCGGTACCGAAGCGGAAACCGAAACCGAGGTCGCCGAGGCGCCCGCGGCTTCGCCGAAGAACGGTGCGGATGACGACCTCCTGGTGAAGGAGGGCGACATCGCGGGCGACTACCTGGAGCGCCTGCTGGACCTCCTGGACTACGACGGCGACATCGACCTCGATGTCGAAGCCGGCCGGGCGATCGTCAGCATCGACGGCGGCGAGGACCTGGAGAAGCTGGTCGGCTCGCGGGGCAACGTGCTGGAGGCCCTCCAGGAGCTGACCCGGCTGGCGGTGCAGCAGGAGACCGGTTCGCGGAGCCGGCTGATGCTGGACATCGCGGGCTGGCGGGCGGACCGCCGCGAGGAGCTGCGGGAGCTGGGCCGGTCGACGGCGGAGTCGGTGCTGTCGAGCGGGGAGAAGGTTCGACTTCAGCCGATGAGCCCGTTCGAGCGCAAGGTCGTGCACGACGCGGTCGCCGCGATCGACGGCGTGCGGAGCGAGAGCGAGGGCGAAGACCCGAAGCGTCGCGTGGTGGTCTCCCCCGCCTGA
- a CDS encoding tyrosine-protein phosphatase, whose amino-acid sequence MTGDRDLRWDGCVNVRDLGGLGSIRRGALVRMEEPTRLSEAGWAAAWEYGVRTIVDLRNDDERAPDLALRPAGIEVVRAPLDPIGAPFYEHWVKVDGLGSPLHYPALLAEHPELVVAAVRAVATAAPGGVVFHCAGGKDRTGLLALVLLALAGVAPAEIVADYLLTYERMKPRYDELGARDQLTAVRELLAKHSTTIEDSLTSTIRALAMPGFLLDHGLSEADLTALRTRFT is encoded by the coding sequence ATGACCGGTGACAGGGATCTGCGGTGGGACGGCTGCGTCAACGTTCGTGATCTCGGCGGGCTGGGGTCGATCCGCCGGGGCGCCCTGGTGCGCATGGAGGAGCCGACCCGGTTGAGCGAGGCCGGGTGGGCGGCGGCGTGGGAGTACGGGGTTCGCACGATCGTCGACCTTCGGAACGACGACGAGCGCGCGCCGGATCTGGCGCTGCGGCCGGCGGGGATCGAGGTGGTGCGCGCGCCGTTGGATCCGATCGGCGCGCCCTTCTACGAACACTGGGTGAAGGTCGACGGCCTTGGCTCGCCGCTCCACTACCCCGCGCTGCTCGCCGAGCATCCGGAGTTGGTCGTCGCCGCGGTGCGTGCGGTGGCGACGGCGGCGCCCGGCGGCGTGGTCTTCCACTGTGCGGGCGGCAAGGACCGGACCGGATTGCTGGCGCTCGTGTTGCTCGCGTTGGCCGGAGTGGCGCCCGCCGAGATCGTCGCCGACTACTTGCTGACCTACGAGCGGATGAAGCCGCGGTACGACGAGCTCGGCGCCCGCGACCAACTGACCGCCGTCCGGGAGTTGCTCGCCAAGCACAGTACGACCATCGAGGACTCGCTGACGTCCACCATCCGCGCGCTCGCGATGCCGGGCTTCCTCCTCGACCACGGTCTGTCCGAGGCCGACCTCACGGCACTCCGTACGCGTTTCACGTGA
- the rsmG gene encoding 16S rRNA (guanine(527)-N(7))-methyltransferase RsmG, whose amino-acid sequence MGVEDVIGTPAAAKQVFGERLPLAERFTAMLAEHGVARGLIGPREVERLWDRHVLNSAVIGERINTAARVADVGSGAGLPGVPLAIARPDLDIVLIEPMARRVDWLTEVVDELDLSSVTVVRGRAEEKAVLAVAAERDVVTARAVAPLAKLAGWCLPLVRTGGTLLALKGSSAAEEITRDRLAVTKAGGGEATVAECGGGLLEVPTTVVLIPRVSPEKKRRR is encoded by the coding sequence GTGGGTGTGGAAGACGTCATCGGCACGCCGGCGGCGGCAAAGCAGGTCTTCGGGGAGCGACTCCCCCTCGCCGAGCGGTTTACCGCGATGCTCGCGGAGCACGGGGTCGCGCGCGGGTTAATCGGTCCGCGTGAAGTTGAGCGCCTCTGGGACCGCCACGTCTTGAACTCCGCGGTGATCGGCGAGAGGATCAACACCGCCGCCCGCGTCGCCGACGTCGGGTCCGGCGCCGGCCTTCCGGGGGTTCCGCTTGCGATCGCCCGGCCGGACCTCGATATCGTGCTCATCGAGCCGATGGCGCGGCGCGTCGACTGGCTCACCGAAGTCGTGGACGAGTTGGACCTGTCGTCCGTCACCGTGGTGCGTGGCCGGGCGGAGGAGAAAGCCGTCCTGGCCGTCGCGGCGGAGCGCGATGTGGTGACCGCGCGAGCGGTCGCTCCCCTGGCGAAGCTGGCCGGTTGGTGCCTGCCCCTGGTGCGCACCGGCGGCACGTTGCTCGCGCTGAAGGGATCGAGTGCCGCCGAGGAGATAACGCGAGACCGACTCGCGGTGACCAAGGCCGGTGGTGGTGAGGCGACGGTGGCGGAGTGCGGTGGCGGTCTGCTCGAGGTGCCGACCACCGTGGTGCTGATCCCCCGGGTCTCGCCGGAGAAGAAGCGCCGTCGTTGA
- a CDS encoding ParA family protein: protein MNPPSSANTGHDVGWTPIAEEAMRAARVLHPESYQLPKPDRRRVLTVANQKGGVGKTTSAVNLAAALAVHGLKTLVVDLDPQGNASTALNVEHRSGTPSVYEVLLGEVTLADAAAVSEQSPNLFCVPATIDLAGAEIELVSMASRETRLKEALTSDAIDQLGVDYVFIDCPPSLGLLTVNAMVAAQEVLIPIQCEYYALEGLGQLLSNIELVQQHLNRELAVSTILLTMYDGRTKLADQVTQEVRNHFGEVVLKTVIPRSVKVSEAPGYGQTILAYDPGSRGALSYLDAAREIAERGVKNGEKQ, encoded by the coding sequence GTGAACCCACCGTCGTCAGCAAACACCGGACATGACGTGGGATGGACCCCGATTGCGGAAGAAGCCATGCGTGCCGCGCGGGTCCTGCACCCGGAGTCCTACCAACTCCCCAAGCCGGATCGCCGCCGCGTGCTCACGGTCGCCAACCAGAAGGGCGGGGTCGGCAAAACAACCAGCGCGGTGAACCTCGCCGCCGCCCTCGCGGTGCACGGGCTCAAGACGCTCGTGGTCGACCTCGACCCGCAGGGCAACGCCAGCACCGCGCTCAACGTGGAACACCGCTCGGGCACGCCCTCGGTCTACGAGGTGCTCCTCGGCGAGGTGACCCTGGCGGACGCCGCGGCGGTCAGCGAGCAGTCCCCCAACCTCTTCTGCGTGCCCGCCACGATCGACCTCGCGGGTGCCGAGATCGAGCTCGTCTCGATGGCGTCCCGGGAGACGCGCCTCAAGGAGGCGCTGACGAGCGACGCGATCGACCAGCTCGGTGTCGACTACGTCTTCATCGACTGCCCGCCGTCGCTCGGCCTGCTCACGGTGAACGCGATGGTCGCCGCGCAGGAGGTACTCATCCCGATCCAGTGCGAGTACTACGCGCTGGAGGGGCTCGGGCAGCTGCTCAGCAACATCGAACTGGTCCAGCAGCACCTGAACCGCGAGCTGGCCGTGTCCACCATCCTGCTCACCATGTACGACGGGCGCACCAAGCTCGCCGACCAGGTGACCCAGGAGGTGCGCAACCACTTCGGTGAGGTCGTGCTGAAGACGGTCATCCCCCGCAGCGTGAAGGTCTCCGAGGCGCCCGGCTACGGCCAGACGATCCTCGCCTACGACCCCGGTTCACGCGGGGCCCTGAGCTACTTGGACGCGGCGCGTGAGATCGCCGAGCGCGGTGTGAAGAACGGTGAGAAGCAATGA
- a CDS encoding ParB/RepB/Spo0J family partition protein, with protein MSAERRGGLGRGLAALIPTGPVNAEGKPVDLKPVSTDNGQNGTAAAPAPGGEVAGAVYREVPLSAIKPNPKQPRQVFDEEALAELEHSIREFGLMQPVVVRQLSGDEYELVMGERRLRASQQAELEKIPAIVRQTADEAMLRDALLENIHRVQLNPLEEAAAYQQLLDEFEVTHEELAGRIGRSRPVITNTIRLLKLPLPVQRRVAAGVLSAGHARALLSLENPEDQEDLAARIVAEGMSVRATEEAVTLKKSETPRKAKPAPRKPMQAPGLQDLAVRLSDTFDTRVKVDLGRRKGRIVVEFGSVDDLERIVALMDPNATNRTAESD; from the coding sequence ATGAGTGCCGAACGCAGAGGGGGCCTCGGGCGCGGCCTCGCCGCCCTGATCCCCACCGGCCCGGTCAACGCCGAGGGCAAGCCGGTCGACCTGAAGCCGGTCAGTACCGACAACGGCCAGAACGGCACGGCGGCGGCTCCCGCGCCGGGTGGTGAGGTGGCCGGCGCGGTCTACCGCGAGGTGCCGCTCAGCGCGATCAAGCCGAACCCGAAGCAGCCGCGGCAGGTCTTCGACGAGGAGGCGCTGGCCGAGCTGGAGCACTCGATCCGCGAGTTCGGGCTCATGCAGCCCGTCGTGGTGCGGCAGCTCTCCGGCGACGAGTACGAGCTCGTCATGGGCGAGCGGCGCCTCCGGGCGTCGCAGCAGGCCGAGCTGGAGAAGATCCCGGCCATCGTCCGCCAGACCGCCGACGAGGCGATGCTGCGTGACGCGCTGCTCGAGAACATCCACCGCGTCCAGCTCAACCCGCTCGAAGAAGCCGCCGCGTACCAGCAGCTGCTCGACGAGTTCGAGGTGACCCACGAGGAGCTGGCGGGCCGCATCGGCCGCAGCCGTCCGGTCATCACGAACACCATCCGCCTGCTGAAGCTGCCGTTGCCGGTGCAGCGCCGGGTGGCCGCGGGCGTGCTTTCCGCCGGGCACGCGCGCGCTCTCCTGTCGCTGGAGAACCCGGAGGATCAGGAGGATCTGGCCGCCCGGATCGTCGCCGAGGGCATGTCGGTCCGCGCGACCGAAGAAGCGGTGACGCTCAAGAAGAGCGAGACGCCGCGCAAGGCGAAGCCCGCTCCCCGCAAGCCGATGCAGGCGCCGGGGTTGCAGGACCTCGCGGTGCGGCTCTCCGACACCTTCGACACCCGCGTCAAGGTCGACCTCGGCCGCCGGAAGGGCCGCATCGTGGTCGAATTCGGGTCGGTCGACGATCTTGAGCGGATCGTCGCGCTGATGGATCCGAATGCGACAAATCGGACAGCGGAATCCGATTAG